TATCGCGGTTTCAGTCAGTGAAGTTTTTGAAGCTCAGACTTTCTCCAACTTTTTCCGTTTTCCAATGATTTTTCTTTGCGGCCTGTTTTTCCCGATCCATTCTCTTCCAACGTTTTTGCGCCCGTTGTCCTACCTGTTCCCTCTCACTTATGGTGCCGACATTCTCCATGGTACAATTCGGGGGAAAAATATCATGCCACTCGGCCTGGACTTTTCGATCATCACTGTTTTTTGTATCGTCCTGTTTTACGCCAGTCTGAGGAACATACATAGAAAATGGATTGCTTGAATACCAGTCAAACGTCCCTCTTCTATTGGATGAAGGGCGTTTTGAAGAATTGCTCGAATTGAACGAAGATGAGAAGATGAAAAGTTTCCCCTTTTTCCCAACCCGGTCATGTGAAGCTGCTTCTCGGGGCCGGGTCGGGCAGGAATTTTTGGCACCATGTCGTGCATATTAAGAGCCGTCATAACGCATTTCTACTCTTCCCATGAAATGCATCCCACAGGGCAAGTGTCAATGGCCTCCTCAATGCACGCTTCGTTGCCCCCTTCCGGCAGAATCACATGAGCTTTTTCCGACGCTTCATCCATCTGAAAAACTTCAGGACAAAGCTCTACGCAACTCTCACAAGCAATACAACATTCCTGATCCAAAACGACCTTTCGAGCCATTTTCTCACTCCTTTCCATTTTTTGCATCACGGTTCCGTCCCGGCCCCCCATTACCCCCGAGCGGAACCGTTGCGAACCTTTGACGAGACTCACCGACATACTCCAGGCTTTCATCCATCAGATAGGGGGAGCGATGGTGACCAGAAGCCTGAGATCCGTTTTGGCTCGAAGCCCATGGGGTTCACTGATTTCACTGACAACCACATCCCCGGGCTTTGCAGGGAATGAAGCTCCGTCTTTCCCCAGAAATTCCCCCTCTCCCTCCAGGATCACAAGGCTCACCTCCCCTTCAATGTCATGAGAATGGACGGGAAGTTCCTGCCCTGCCTTGAAGTTAAAATTGAGAATCTTGAAATAAGGGGAATCCTGGACCAGCAGTCTCTTGAAGCCTTTTTCATCAAACCCGCCTGCCTCATACAAGTTGACTTTTTTCATCCCATCTCCTTTTCGGTTTCATCTCGGTTGATTGAGAATGATATCTTCTCAGTGTGAAAGGCTGATACTCTCATCATTCTTTGCGTTTAAGATAATGTTTAGCAGCACCGATCAAAAGAGGGATTGACTTAAGTCAACAGAATGAAAGATTTTTATTCCAAGGCAAAACGCATGCGAAGCCTTCTGGAAAGATCTTGAGTCAATTTGAAGGCATTCTCTACAGTAACGACACCGTCCGGATTCACCAGGCAGCAGGTTGCAGGAGACAGCATGCTGCGTGATAGAAGGTATTCCCGATCGATCCCTTGCCGATCCAGCCGGTCCCAGAGATCCAGCAGCCTCTTTTCCAGGGAATCCAGTTCCTCTTTTTCAAAGAACTGAAAGTTTGTCGGAGTGATTCCCCAGATGAGGATGCCTCCACGCTCCAGGTATTTTCTTATGGAACCGGCATAGGAAACAAAAATCTCCCCGTTCGTGTACATGTCCAAAGAGAGCACATCCAGGTCCAGCCCCAGCAGGAAGTCCCAATCGGGATTCCCGCACAAATGCACTCCTCGCGGCCTTTCAATGAGGGAGAAAAAATATTCCATGTCCTTTCCGGCCAGCGTATTGTTGTACCCCGACATGCCGCTGAATACGAACTGGAGCCCGGGTTCATCCACGAACATGAAGGCATTGGGATGCAACCCTTTCAGACGCTTCAATTGCGCATTCACGCGCCGGGCCATGAACTCCAGCATGAAAGGGCGCACCGTTTCATCGAAGAGGATGGGACGGTCATCCTGGTCCCTCACGTTGAAACCGAAACTGATGGGACCTTCCAACTGGCCTCGAATGGCTCTCCGGTCGCTGAAGTCCATCTGCAGGAACCTGTGGTAAACCACCGAGTAGGTTTCACTGATATCGAAATATGCAAGCTCCTCAAAATGGGCCAGCGCATCTTCTAACTCCCTCACGAACTTATCCATGGAAAAGCGCAGGGTTCGATTTTCCATATCCAGAACGATTCCGGGGAAATGTTCCGAAGCCTGGACATACATGTCTTCATAATAATTGTAGAGCGGCAACTGAGGCCAGAAAGGAATATCCAGGGAAAGAGCGGCCTTCAGCGCGGCATCCACATCCCTGTGGGGCATGACCGCCATGGCGGTCGTCAAAAGGTTACCCGGTATTGGCATGAGGTCTCTCCTATCAAGTTGGCCTTGGGGAAGGGGCCGCGTCGGTGACGCAGGCATTCGTCATGATTTGATAAAATCGCTTTACAGAGTTGCCGGTATACTGGACGGGCCAGGAGATGGATTTGAACCCCTTCAGAAAGGAAACTCTACCGGTTCGCGGCCCACATGTACCGGTAGGCCAGAGCTGTTGCCAGTACCGCCGGGACAACACCCAGGACAATGAATACCACGTCTCCGGGCATACGCATCCATTCGACCAGACGAACCAGATGTTCACTGGTATAGTCGAGTCCCCGTGCATGCCAGTAGCCATTGGTCAGAACATCCCAAAACTGCATCACACCACCGGGAAAAAGGCTCAGGAGCACCATGA
This region of Desulforhabdus amnigena genomic DNA includes:
- a CDS encoding cupin domain-containing protein, with protein sequence MKKVNLYEAGGFDEKGFKRLLVQDSPYFKILNFNFKAGQELPVHSHDIEGEVSLVILEGEGEFLGKDGASFPAKPGDVVVSEISEPHGLRAKTDLRLLVTIAPPI
- a CDS encoding ferredoxin; amino-acid sequence: MARKVVLDQECCIACESCVELCPEVFQMDEASEKAHVILPEGGNEACIEEAIDTCPVGCISWEE